The nucleotide sequence GTTCAGGCGGATCTGTTGCTGTAGCTCACCAAATCCTTTGAGCACACTGCGGACAATATCCATATCAGGGGGGGCGTTATACACGCTTGTTTTTGCCTTAATCCCCATAAGGGCACTTTCAATACGACGAATATCACCCTGGAGCTTTTCGGCCAGAAAATGGATATGGTCATCCTGGAGGCTCAGATTGCTGTGGGCAGCCTTGTGGCGAATGATAGAAACCCGGGTCTTGTACTCAGGGGCCTCAATATCGGTAATCAGACCAGAGGTCATGCGGGAGCGAAAATCTTCATCCAGTCCCTTGATATCCCGGGCCGGAATTGCCGAGGTCATGATGACCCGTTTTCCTGATTTGATCAAATAATCAAGAACATTATTCAGCTCTTCCTGGGTCTTTGTCTTGCCAGCCAAGGTATGCACATCTTCCACCAGCAGAAGGTCGCAGCCGTGGATGAAACGATTGGAAAACTGCTGCATACTGTTGCTCCGAATGCTTTTCACCATTTCAGCAGAAAATTGCTGAGCCGTCAGGTAATGCATGCGGGTACCTGGGGCAGCATGCATTACCTGATGAACCACCGCCTGGGTAAGATGACTTTTTCCAAGCCCTGTGCCCGAGGTCATGAACAGGTTATTGCCAAAGGTGTAATCTGCGGCGGCAATGGCATTGCAGGCTGAACGGGCCAGCATATTTGATTCGCCAGTCATGAATTGATCAAAGGTATAGGACGGGTGCAGCGATCTGATCGTGGATTTAAAGGTGTCCATTCCTGGGAGACGCAACTGACCAGAGCCGTTCTCTTCCTGCTGAGGAACAGGTGGACGGGTGGACACTGTCAACGATACCGCAGGTGGAGCGTCTGTCATCTTACGCAGGTTTGATTCTATGAGTCCTAAGTATCGTTCTTTCACCCACGCACAGAAAAAACGATCTGGGCAGGCGATCTGTAAGGTATCGTCGTTCTCCTGAACACAGGATAGAGGCCTGATCCACAGGCTGTATTCACTTTCAGAAAGTGAGCTGGATAAAGAGTTTTTGACGGTATCCCAGAGCATAGATGGTTGCGTTTGAATAGAATTATTTTTTGTTGAAGAAGTTTTTTTGAATGAGATGATCCATACTTTATTGTCACCTTATCGTTACATCATTTATGTGGTGAGCGCTTTTTTAACTGAAAAGGAGTTTCTCGGTCAAAAATGATTAGGCCTGATTTTCTCACAAACTTCAATAGAGAGAGGGAGGGGATGGATTTCACCCATGAACAGGGCCGTACAGGCGATAGAGGGCGGAACAGGGCCTAACAGCATAGTTTTTGAGATTTTTTGTATTATTATGATTTATTTCAAATTGATACGTTGAGGTGGAGAGCTGCTTTTAAAGAAATAACCTGTGGAGAAACTCCTCCATGCTCTTCGAGACTGCACTGCTCTTTAAAAAACGCTATTTTCAGGTTACTGATTTCTCGGTTCCTTGAAACCCTCTTCTTTGCGGCCTTAGGATGGTGGTGGTCAGGAAAAAAATAATTTTGTTCATGGAGACCGATTCTCCAAGAACTGTTATTGCAGGTGACAACCGCTTAACCTCTCTTGATGATAATGGATTTTATTTTCTTAATAAAAAAATTGTCAACTAAAAAGGAAGATGTATGCGAGAGGTCGATGGACTACGGAGAGAAGGGAAAGGGTCTGCGGAGGAGAGGGAAGATTTGCCCCCTTCCTACCCCAACACAGAAATATACCAGGACCAGACAGCGAGGATGTCTTCCTGGAAAAAAAGCCAGGACATAGCCCCTAAGGATAAAAAAGGGCCAAAGGGTATCCGGGTTTGCCCTCCCTTTTTCTGCCAAAACATAGCTGCGATGCCCACAACCGAACCGGTGAGCGAACTGAAGAAGATAACGTAGAGAAGACATTGATAGCCAAGAAAGGCTCCGATCATGGCCAATAACTTAATGTCCCCGCCTCCCATGCCGTCCCGTCCTGTGAAAAGGGCGTATCCCTTGGCGACCGCATAGAGAATTCCACCTCCGAGGAGAATGCCGATGCCAGCCTGTTGCCAGCTGATTAAGGGGTTGAGGAAGGAGCAGGCAAAACCGACCAGGATACCGGGCAGGCTTATCTTGTCTGGAATGATTTGCAGGTGAATGTCGATGAAAATGATGACCAGCAGGGCCGCAAGGAAGAGGAAATAAAAGGGCAGGATAAGAGAGAACCCGAAGCGATGGTACAGGGCCAGTGAAAGAAGCCCCATGCAGAGTTCCACCACGGGGTACTGTAATGAGATCGGAGTCTTGCATGTCCTGCATTTGCCCCGCAGGGCGATATAGCTGAGAATGGGGATGTTCTCATACCAGTGGAGACTGGTGCCGCATTTGGGGCAATGGGAGGCTGGAAAAACCACTGACTGCTCTTCGTCAGGCAGCCTGAGGATGACGACATTGAGGAAGGAGCCGATAAGGGCCCCGAAGATAAACGAGTAGAGAAGGAGGAGTAATTCCATAGCGGTGGTAATTGCTGCTTTTCAGCTGAAGATAATGTTTCCTTGAATCAAAAAGCTGTGCCGGTTATTATAGCCGGACCGGAAGGCGGCGCGCCTTCTGTTGTGGAGCCTTTCCTTGTTAATGCTTACTTGTAGCCTTTTTCATGTCTGAATTCCAGCAAAAATGCAGTATTCTCAGCCGAGACCGTTTGGCGTTTGATGTTTTTCGTCTGACGCTGCAAGCTCCGGGCATCGCTGCCACTGCCTGCCCTGGTCAGTTTGTTATGGTCCGGGTCTCTGATGGTCTTGATCCTCTGCTTCGTCGCCCTTTTTCCATCCACCGCTGTTTTGCAGATGGCAGGATCTCTTTGCTCTTCAAGGTGATCGGTAAGGGAACCGAGCTGTTGGCCCGCCGTTGTATCGGTGATCAGGTTGATCTGGTTGGCCCTTTAGGTAATGGCTTTGTAGGTAATGGCGTTGGCAACGGTTTTGAGTTTTCTGATGATCGACCGGTCTGTCTGATCGGTGGCGGGATGGGGATTGCCCCGTTGCTTTTTCTGGCCGAGCAGTTGCATAAGAGCGGGCGAGAGACGGAAAAAGACCATGTCCTGCTCGGTGCCCGTACTCAGGATGAATTGACGCCTCTGGCCGATGAGTTCTCCAACTTAGGCTATCCCGTGCAACTGGCAACCGATGACGGCAGTGTCGGCCATAAGGGCTTTATCCCGGATCTTCTCGATTTTATCCTGCCGACAGTGGAGCAGGTCTACACCTGTGGTCCGCACCTGATGATGAAAAATGTTGTTCGTCAATGTCAGCAGGCCGAGGTGCCCTGTCAGGTTTCCCTGGAAACCCATATGGCCTGTGGTATGGGGGCCTGTCTCGGTTGTACAGTGAATGGAAAGAAGGGGTTGGTTCATGTCTGTAAACAGGGACCTGTCTTTGATGCGGATCAACTGGAATGGAGTCTGGAATGAAAGAATTGCGCATGGAATCCGCTGGAAATACAGGAAGGGGCAGCACGCCTGATCTGGGAGTGCAGATCGGTCCTCTGGTCCTGCGTAATCCGGTCATGACCGCCTCAGGTACCTTTGGCTATGCCCGGGAATTTGAGAATCTGGTTGATCTTGCTCAGCTCGGCGCTATCATTGTTAAGGGAATATCTCTGCACCCTAAACCAGGGAATCCACCGCCCAGAATCGTTGAGACGGCCTGCGGTATGCTCAATGCCATTGGCCTGGAAAATGTCGGGGTGGATCGTTTTATCTCTGGGAAGATGCCTTATCTGTACAAGCTCTCTAGCCCGGTTGTGGTTAATATCCTTGGTGATTCGGTGGAGGAGTACAGTGAGATTGCCCGCAGGCTGGACAGGGTGGAAGGGGTTGCTGCCCTGGAGGTGAATATCTCCTGTCCGAATGTGAAAAAAGGTGGGGTGGCCTTTGGCACGGTGCCGGAAATGGCAGCCCGGGTGACCGAGGCGGTGCGGGGGGGCTCCAGGCTGCCTTTGATCGTCAAGCTCTCGCCCAATGTCACAGATATTGTCCTGATGGCCCGGGCGGTCGCTGATGCTGGCGCTGATGCGGTCTCCCTGATCAACACCCTGATCGGCATGGCCATTGATCCCATCAGCCGCAGCCCGAGGTTGGCCAATGTGATCGGTGGTCTCTCCGGTCCTGCGATTAAGCCGGTGGCCCTGCGCATGGTCTGGCAGGTTGCCCAGGCGATTTCCCTGCCAGTGATCGGGATTGGTGGAATCACCACGGCCAATGATGCCCTGGAATTTCTCTTGGCCGGGGCCAGTGCGGTCCAGGTGGGCACGGCGAATTTTTATGATCCCTCGGCAGCGGGCAATATCGTGCAGGGGATAACCGCGTATCTGCAAGAGCAGGGAGAAGATCGTCTAGTTGATATCGTCGGGACCTTGCAGACAGGAATAGATTAAATGGAACGAGGAAAGATCTGCGTTTCCCTGGCCGGGGTTGATGTGGCTGCCCTGGTTGAACAGGCCCATCAGGTAGCTGGCCGGGCCGATGTCATTGAGGTACGTCTGGACAGTATGCAGCATCCTGATGGAGCAGGCTGCTGTGCTGCCCTGGATGGGCCCCTGCTCTTCACCAACCGGGCGAGCTGGGAGGGTGGAGCCTTTGCTGGCTCAGAGGAGCAGCGGATAGAGCCGCTGTTAGAGGCTGTCCGGCAGCACGTCGCCTATGTGGATTGGGAACTGCGAGCAGACCAGACGCTCCGAAATCGCCTGCTGGCGGCCATGGCAGACCGTCCGACCCGGATGGTCCTGTCCTGGCATAATTTTACGGATACCCCGCCGCAGGCAGAGCTGGAAGCGGTGCTGGCGCAAATGATGGAGAGCGGGGCTCATATTGGACAGGCTGGCAAGATCGTCGGTAAGATCGTGACCACGGCCCATAACCCGGAAGATGCCCTGCGGGTCCTCCGGCTCCAGGGACAGGCCCAGGCAGCGGGCTTCCCCCTGAGCTGTTTCTGTATGGGGGCGCCGGGACGTATCACCCGGCTGGCCACCCTCTATCTTGGTGGCTATATGACCTATGCCTGTTTGAATGAGGTCCAGACAACGGCCCCTGGCCAGCTGTCGCTTGATCGGTTGCATAAACTTACAGCGCTTCTTGCCTGAACCTGCTTTTTTGAGAAAAAAATTATGTCTATTGATGGAAAAACAGAGCTATACGGAATAATTGGTAACCCTGTCCGCCATTCCCTGAGCCCGGCCATGCATAATGCTGGCTTTGCCACCCTGGGGATGAACTGGGTCTATGTGCCCATGGAGGTACAGGATATTGAGCAGGGGATGGCGGGCCTGCGGGCCCTGGGCTTTCGGGGGGTCAGTGTCACCGTGCCCCATAAGGAGGCCGTCATTCCCTTGCTTGATGAGATTGATCCGGTAGCGGAAAAGATCGGGGCGGTCAATACCCTGGTCTTTCATAGAGAAAAAGATGGTCGGGTGATCCTGCGCGGCCTGAATACCGATTGGTTAGGGGCCAATACCGCCTTGGCGGAAAAGATCAACTTGCAGCAGAGTCGGGTGTTGGTGATCGGCGCAGGTGGTTCTGCCAAAGCCGTGGGCTTTGGCCTGGTGGAGGCCGGGGCCGAGGTGATGATCGCCAACAGGACCGCAGCGAGCGGCCAGGCTCTGGCTGATTGGCTGGGTTGTGTTTTTGTTCCCCTGGACCAGGTCGCCAGCGTTGCCGCAGATGTGCTGATCAACACCACCTCAGTGGGGATGGAGCCGGATAATGAGGGGATTGTGGTGCCTCCCTCGCTGTTACCGGGCTTCTCTGTGGTCATGGATATCGTCTATGCCCCTCTGGAGACCCGCCTGCTTCGCGAGGCCCGGTCCGCAGGCTGTCAGACCATTGATGGGCTGGCCATGCTGCTCTATCAGGGGGCGGCCCAGTTTAAGATCTGGACAGGGGGGAGGCCGCCCCAGCTTATCATGCGTTCGGCCCTGGAAGAGGAATTGCGCCGCCGGGCCGTTGCCTGAATCTGTTGTCTAGGGCCGGAGGATGGTGATTACCTCCGTCTGGACCTTTCAGGACATTTTTACTGTCCGTTCCCTCGGACGATACGAAGAGAAGAGCCCGCTGTTGCAAGGGCAGGGTTTTTAATACGAGTTGAACAAAGATATCATGAGAGAAATAACTCCGGTTGCTACCTTAGATGCTATTGTCGAAGTGCCTGGTTCAAAAAGCCTGACCCAGCGGGCCCTGATCGCGGCTGCTCTGGCAGAGGGCAAATCCACCCTGCTCGGGCCGCTGGCCAGTGAAGATACGGCCTACACCATGAAGGCCCTGCGCCAGATGGGAATAGCCGTGGATGACAGCGATCCCGCAGCCTGGCTGGTGCAAGGTTCCGGGGGCAGGATTCAGGCACCGGAGGAGGATATCTTTCTTGGCAATAACGGCACCGCCACCCGCTTTCTCACCTCGGTGGCGGCCCTGGGTAAGGGCCGGTTTCGCATCACCGGTGGCGAGCGCATGGCCGAGCGGCCCATTGAACCCCTGATCCAGGCCTTACGGGGCTGGCAGGTCCAGATCCAGAGTGAGGCCGCCAACGGCTGTCCTCCCCTGTCCATCGATGCGGACGGGCTTGCCGGGGGCAAAACGGTCCTGCCGGAAGGGAAGTCCAGTCAGTACCTCTCCTCTCTGCTGCTGGTTGCCCCCTATGCAGCAGCGCCCGCTGAGTTACAGGTGGAAGGCGAGGTCTTTTCTCAACCCTATGTCAAGATGACCCTGGCGGTGATGGCGGATTTTGGGGTCTGGGGCGAGGTTGCTCCCCGCATGAATCATTTTTGCATTCCCAAAGGATGCTATCAGGGCACGGAGTATCGTATTGAGGGCGATGCCTCGGGCGCCTCCTATTTCTGGGCCGCTGCTGCGGTGACCGGGGGCAAGGTCACGGTGGCCAATGTGCCGGTGCCGTCCTTGCAGGGGGATGCCCAGCTTGTGCCCTTGTTGGAACGGATGGGCTGTGCCGTGGAGCGTTGCCAGGGGGGGATCACGGTGCAGGGGCCGCAACAGTTGCAGGGGATTGAGGTGGACATGGGGGATATGCCGGATGTGGCCCCGACCCTGGCGGTGGTGGCGGCCTTTGCCGAGGGAACCACGGTGATTCATAATATCGCCCATCTGCGCATCAAGGAGTGTGATCGCCTGGCGGTTATGGTGAGCGAGCTGCGCAAGATGGGGGCGGATGTGGAAGAGGAGCTGGATCGGATGATCATCCATGGCCAGGCTGGGGGGGGCAATCTGCACGGGGCAGAGATTGCGACCTATGAGGATCATCGCATTGCCATGTGCTTTGCCGTGGCTGGCCTGCGGGTGGCCGGGGTGCGGATCCATGGTGAGGAATGTGTGGCCAAGTCCTTTCCTGATTTTTGGGAGCGCTTTGAGGGGATGCTGAAGTAGGGGGCGATTTTAGATAAATTTCTTCCATGAGAGGAAAAACCTCCTCAAGGGGAGGCCGAAGCATACCCAAGGTATGGTTGAGGCATACCCTGGGATAGGTTCAACCATACCCGACGAGAGGTTCTGCCTCTCCCCGGAGATAAAGAACCGCTCAGAGAAAACGAAGCCCAGGCAGCAGCGGAGTTCGATCCCCAGGTCAAGTACGCCTTCGCCTTGCTGGCTGACTACTTTGGTACAGGCAAGAAAAAGGGGAAAAAGGCCTAGCGCAGCGTGCTGCGGAAGCGGGGCAGGTGCAGGTACCCAGTGTATTGGCGTCCAGAATACCTGCCCTTGGTCAAGCCCCCTGAGAAAAGATCCTGTGAATGATTCTCCGTTGGTTGACTGAAACGCGGTTCCGTATTAATTTTATTGTCTGTAAGAGATGTTTAACCTAACCAAACGAACAAAAAAGTTGAGAGAGGAGATTTGATTATGGCAAGCGAACAGGTTCTCGCTGTGAATGACAGTGATTTTGAGACCACCGTGGAAAAAAATGAACTGCCCTGCTTGGTGGATTTCTGGGCCCCTTGGTGTGGTCCCTGCAAGGCGATCGGTCCGGTGATTGACGAACTGGCAGAAGAGTATGCTGGTAAGGTACAGATCGTCAAGATGAATGTGGATGAAAGCCCGGCGACTCCAGGAAAATTCGGGATCAAGGCCATCCCCACCCTAATCCTCTTTAAGAACGGAGAGGCGATTGATCGCATCACCGGTGCCGTGGGCAAGGCCCAGCTCAAGGAGCTGATCAGCAAGGCCTTATAGGTAGTTTTCCAGGCTGTTGTGGAGCGGCATGTCAGGGCGAACCTCTGTGTTCGCCCTTTCTCATCTCATGCCGGGCAGATACGGCTCTTTTCACCTGGCAGCGAAAATGAGGGGAATGCGGACCGTATTCCTGGGGAATTCCTGGGGGGAGTTCTTCCTCGTCATCCTCTTGTTCACATCTTTGCAGAAGACTTTTTATGAAGAAGACAGATTATCAACTGATCATTGTTGGTGGCGGACCAGCTGGCCTGACCGCAGGTATGTACGCGTCCCGGGGGCGCCTGGATACCGTACTGATTGAAAAAGGGGCCACTGGTGGTCAGGTACTGTTGACCGATTGGGTGGATAATTATCCTGGTTTTTACGATGGCATTACCGGCTTTGAGTTGATGGATAAGATGACAGCTCATGTTGACCGTTTTGGTCTGGAGAAGAAATTCGCCAACGTGACGGCTATGGATCTTCAGGGTGAGCAGAAGAAGATCCTCCTGGAATCAGGGGAAGAACTCACGACCCAAACCGTTATTATCAGCACCGGCGCCAAGCCGAGTAAGCTGGGGATCCCCGGAGAAGAAGAGTTGCTGGGAAAGGGTGTTTCCTACTGTGCCACCTGTGACGGCCCCTTTTATCGGGATCAGGAGATCGCCGTGGTGGGTGGTGGTAATACCGCGATCCAGGAGGCCCTCCATCTCACCAAATTTGCCGCCAAGGTCACAGTGATCCATCGTCGCGACGCCTTGCGGGCCACCGCCATCCTCCAGGAAAAGGCCTTTGCCGAGGAAAAAATCGAATTTATCTGGGATGCCCAGGTCAGCGAGATTGTTGGCGATGAGGCAAGTGTCACCGCATTGAATATTCAGCATAATGACGGAGCGACTTCCACCTTGCCGGTGACAGGTATTTTTGTTCTGATCGGTGTGGTTCCGAATAACGAAATGCTGCCTCTGGATCAGCTGGAGATTGATGAGGGTGGTTTTGTTGTCACCGACCAAGAGATGTGTACCAAACTGCCTGGTGTCTATGCTGCCGGTGATATCCGCAGTAAGAAATTCCTCCAGATTATCAATGCCGCTGGTGAAGGAGCGACCGCCGAGCTCTCTGCTGAGCATTATCTCAGCAACCTGGCAGGATAAGGCAAGATAAGGGGTGCGCGAGCGGCCCTGAGAGGGATTTTCGCATCTTGGCGCTGGTAGCTCGTGCGCCCCAGCAAAGGGGGGCAACCACAAAGGGATCCTTGACGTCCCCCCAGGCATTGAGTCGCTAATCTCTTTGTCCACACAGAAGCCTATACAGAAGTTCTGGGTGTCGTCTGCCCCAGGCTTTCCCTTCAGGACCAGGGCAAAATCTCAATTACAACCTGAGCTGGGTACTGTGCTCCATCCCGAAAAATCCCCGGGGCCGGAAGGTCAGGATGATCAGGATGATGGTATAGGCAATGAGGTCCCGGAAGGTCGAGGGAAAGACCATGGCCGTGAAGATCTCAATGGCCCCTAAGAGATAACCGGCCAGGGCCGCACCCATGATCGAACCCCGACCGCCCAGGATAGCCGCAACAAAGGCCTTCCAGCCGAGCAGGATACCCATGTACGGATCCAGGACCGGATAGGCCTGCCCGTATAAGACGCCAGCAACCGAGGCCAGTCCGGCACCGATGGCAAAGGTCAATGGGGCAAGAATATTGATCGAAACCCCCATCAGGGGCACGGCCTGGAAATCATAGGCCATGGCCCGCATGGCCATCCCCCACTTGGTCTTTTGGATAAAGGCGTGCAGGGCCAGCATGAGGATCAGGGATACCACAATGATCAGTATTTTGACATTGGT is from Candidatus Electrothrix sp. GW3-4 and encodes:
- the dnaA gene encoding chromosomal replication initiator protein DnaA, translated to MLWDTVKNSLSSSLSESEYSLWIRPLSCVQENDDTLQIACPDRFFCAWVKERYLGLIESNLRKMTDAPPAVSLTVSTRPPVPQQEENGSGQLRLPGMDTFKSTIRSLHPSYTFDQFMTGESNMLARSACNAIAAADYTFGNNLFMTSGTGLGKSHLTQAVVHQVMHAAPGTRMHYLTAQQFSAEMVKSIRSNSMQQFSNRFIHGCDLLLVEDVHTLAGKTKTQEELNNVLDYLIKSGKRVIMTSAIPARDIKGLDEDFRSRMTSGLITDIEAPEYKTRVSIIRHKAAHSNLSLQDDHIHFLAEKLQGDIRRIESALMGIKAKTSVYNAPPDMDIVRSVLKGFGELQQQIRLNGKTIRDIISSQYKISVEELTSRSRKRVVSFPRQIAMYLTRKYTEESLADIGNLYNRDHSTVLYAIKVINRDIAQKNTVRQQVELLKDKLEK
- a CDS encoding prepilin peptidase yields the protein MELLLLLYSFIFGALIGSFLNVVILRLPDEEQSVVFPASHCPKCGTSLHWYENIPILSYIALRGKCRTCKTPISLQYPVVELCMGLLSLALYHRFGFSLILPFYFLFLAALLVIIFIDIHLQIIPDKISLPGILVGFACSFLNPLISWQQAGIGILLGGGILYAVAKGYALFTGRDGMGGGDIKLLAMIGAFLGYQCLLYVIFFSSLTGSVVGIAAMFWQKKGGQTRIPFGPFLSLGAMSWLFFQEDILAVWSWYISVLG
- a CDS encoding dihydroorotate dehydrogenase electron transfer subunit, with product MSEFQQKCSILSRDRLAFDVFRLTLQAPGIAATACPGQFVMVRVSDGLDPLLRRPFSIHRCFADGRISLLFKVIGKGTELLARRCIGDQVDLVGPLGNGFVGNGVGNGFEFSDDRPVCLIGGGMGIAPLLFLAEQLHKSGRETEKDHVLLGARTQDELTPLADEFSNLGYPVQLATDDGSVGHKGFIPDLLDFILPTVEQVYTCGPHLMMKNVVRQCQQAEVPCQVSLETHMACGMGACLGCTVNGKKGLVHVCKQGPVFDADQLEWSLE
- a CDS encoding dihydroorotate dehydrogenase, with the translated sequence MKELRMESAGNTGRGSTPDLGVQIGPLVLRNPVMTASGTFGYAREFENLVDLAQLGAIIVKGISLHPKPGNPPPRIVETACGMLNAIGLENVGVDRFISGKMPYLYKLSSPVVVNILGDSVEEYSEIARRLDRVEGVAALEVNISCPNVKKGGVAFGTVPEMAARVTEAVRGGSRLPLIVKLSPNVTDIVLMARAVADAGADAVSLINTLIGMAIDPISRSPRLANVIGGLSGPAIKPVALRMVWQVAQAISLPVIGIGGITTANDALEFLLAGASAVQVGTANFYDPSAAGNIVQGITAYLQEQGEDRLVDIVGTLQTGID
- the aroD gene encoding type I 3-dehydroquinate dehydratase, which produces MERGKICVSLAGVDVAALVEQAHQVAGRADVIEVRLDSMQHPDGAGCCAALDGPLLFTNRASWEGGAFAGSEEQRIEPLLEAVRQHVAYVDWELRADQTLRNRLLAAMADRPTRMVLSWHNFTDTPPQAELEAVLAQMMESGAHIGQAGKIVGKIVTTAHNPEDALRVLRLQGQAQAAGFPLSCFCMGAPGRITRLATLYLGGYMTYACLNEVQTTAPGQLSLDRLHKLTALLA
- a CDS encoding shikimate dehydrogenase, translated to MSIDGKTELYGIIGNPVRHSLSPAMHNAGFATLGMNWVYVPMEVQDIEQGMAGLRALGFRGVSVTVPHKEAVIPLLDEIDPVAEKIGAVNTLVFHREKDGRVILRGLNTDWLGANTALAEKINLQQSRVLVIGAGGSAKAVGFGLVEAGAEVMIANRTAASGQALADWLGCVFVPLDQVASVAADVLINTTSVGMEPDNEGIVVPPSLLPGFSVVMDIVYAPLETRLLREARSAGCQTIDGLAMLLYQGAAQFKIWTGGRPPQLIMRSALEEELRRRAVA
- the aroA gene encoding 3-phosphoshikimate 1-carboxyvinyltransferase, yielding MREITPVATLDAIVEVPGSKSLTQRALIAAALAEGKSTLLGPLASEDTAYTMKALRQMGIAVDDSDPAAWLVQGSGGRIQAPEEDIFLGNNGTATRFLTSVAALGKGRFRITGGERMAERPIEPLIQALRGWQVQIQSEAANGCPPLSIDADGLAGGKTVLPEGKSSQYLSSLLLVAPYAAAPAELQVEGEVFSQPYVKMTLAVMADFGVWGEVAPRMNHFCIPKGCYQGTEYRIEGDASGASYFWAAAAVTGGKVTVANVPVPSLQGDAQLVPLLERMGCAVERCQGGITVQGPQQLQGIEVDMGDMPDVAPTLAVVAAFAEGTTVIHNIAHLRIKECDRLAVMVSELRKMGADVEEELDRMIIHGQAGGGNLHGAEIATYEDHRIAMCFAVAGLRVAGVRIHGEECVAKSFPDFWERFEGMLK
- the trxA gene encoding thioredoxin; the protein is MASEQVLAVNDSDFETTVEKNELPCLVDFWAPWCGPCKAIGPVIDELAEEYAGKVQIVKMNVDESPATPGKFGIKAIPTLILFKNGEAIDRITGAVGKAQLKELISKAL
- the trxB gene encoding thioredoxin-disulfide reductase, which translates into the protein MKKTDYQLIIVGGGPAGLTAGMYASRGRLDTVLIEKGATGGQVLLTDWVDNYPGFYDGITGFELMDKMTAHVDRFGLEKKFANVTAMDLQGEQKKILLESGEELTTQTVIISTGAKPSKLGIPGEEELLGKGVSYCATCDGPFYRDQEIAVVGGGNTAIQEALHLTKFAAKVTVIHRRDALRATAILQEKAFAEEKIEFIWDAQVSEIVGDEASVTALNIQHNDGATSTLPVTGIFVLIGVVPNNEMLPLDQLEIDEGGFVVTDQEMCTKLPGVYAAGDIRSKKFLQIINAAGEGATAELSAEHYLSNLAG
- a CDS encoding branched-chain amino acid ABC transporter permease; amino-acid sequence: MEYFLQNLINALQWGSFYAIISIGYSMVYGVLMLFNFAHGDIFMVGTYIGFGIATLLLALFGAIMPGWAIFLFTVAVTMFLTAWVGVFVEVVGYRPLRGAPRASAAITGLMIGIIFETGNLIILGAKRLSFPSLIESVSYNIGGIYFTNVKILIIVVSLILMLALHAFIQKTKWGMAMRAMAYDFQAVPLMGVSINILAPLTFAIGAGLASVAGVLYGQAYPVLDPYMGILLGWKAFVAAILGGRGSIMGAALAGYLLGAIEIFTAMVFPSTFRDLIAYTIILIILTFRPRGFFGMEHSTQLRL